GTTGGGGTTATTTTTTGTGTGCTATTGGGCGCTTTATCTTATTACCCGCTTTAAACCATTCGCGTGGCTGTTTTCCCACACCACCTTTACAAAGATATTCCGGCGCTACCACCAGAGCGACGTAACCCTGCGGGATTTGAAGAACGGGAAATAGAAACCGAGGGACGGATGCACAGAGGGACAGAGGGACAGAAGATTACCGGCAGCTAGACAATCGGTTTGGCCTTGGTAGCCGCGGGCTTTAGCCCGGGGCAGTTGCAGTTGTTCTAAATTGGTTTTAGATTTGGTAAGCGCACCTTTTTAATACCGAGCCCATAATAATATTACCCGGTATTATATGCGGCAGTTGATTTAAAACAACGCACCCTGAAGGGTGCGGCTACCAATACCAAACCATGTTGCCAAGCCTCCAAGCCTCTAACCATCCAAGCCTCCAAATAGCCTCCAACCATAAAATCACTTTTATTCTCCCCCCATATACGGTATATTTATCATTATGATTAACGAAAATACACTCCACGAATATGACAGCGAAACAAAAAACGCGGCGCTTATATCGGCAATGATAGCGGCTTTTTCCATGTCATTTATGGGTTCTTCGCTTAACGTGGCATTACCTTCAATAGGAAAAGAATTCGGCGTAAGCGCCCTTTTTCTTGGCTGGATTGCCACATCCTACCTTTTAAGTTCGGCAATCTTTCAGGTACCATTCGGCAGGCTTGCCGACATTTACGGAAGGCGCAGGTATTTCACCTTAGGAATGATAATTTTTACATTATCATCACTGGCCACCGTGTTTGTTACAAACGTCGTTTTATTTATAACCCTGCGCGTGGTTCAGGGTATTGGAGGGTCAATGGTGTTTGGGACGGGTGTAGCGATTTTAACATCTGTTTTTAACGCCAGAGAACGGGGCAAAGTACTTGGGCTTAACGTTGCCGCGGTTTATACGGGGCTGTCAGCAGGGCCTTTTTTAGGCGGCATTCTTACGCAGAATTTCGGATGGCGTTATATATTTCTGCTTAATACCTCAATGTGCGCGGCAGCTGTCTTTTTTGCCGCGTTTAAAATGAAAGGCGAATGGGCGGAATCGGGCGGCGAATCTTTTGACCTTATCGGCTCTTTAATTTTCGCGCCCGGAATGTTCTTTTTAATATTCGGGCTGTCGTCATTGCCTTCAACGACAGGCGCAGCGGCGCTTATACTTGGCATACTGCTTCTTATTTTATTTGTTATTGTGGAATTTAGAATAAAACACCCTGTTATGAATATGAAGCTGTTTTTTCACAACGCGGTGTTTGCCTTTTCAAATCTGGCCGCGCTTATTCACTACGCCTCTTCTTTCGCGGTCTCTTTCCTTTTAAGTTTGTACCTGCAGTACGTTAAAGGCTTTTCCCCGCAGGCGGCAGGGCTGGTGCTTATGATACAGCCGGTAATTATGATGGCATTCGCCCCCGCGGCAGGAAAATTATCAGACAGGTTTAACCCGGGTAAAATTGCATCATCAGGAATGGCAATGACAGCAGCCGGCCTTTTAATGCTTGTCTTTATTAACGCGCAGACGCCGGTGTATTACACGGCAGCCGCGCTTATTTTTATAGGGTTTGGGTTCGCGTTTTTCTCTTCGCCCAACACCAACGCGGTTATGAGCAGCGTGGAGAGAAAGGACTATTCAATTGCGTCAGCCGCGCTTGGGACAATGAGGGTGACAGGCCAGATGACCGGCCTTGCCATAGGGATGATGGCGCTTTCAATATTCATAGGAACCGCAAAGATAGAACCTTCAAATATGGGCGAGTTTATAAAAGCCGTACAGGCGGCGTTTATGCTGTCAGCCGCGCTGTGTATTACGGGTATTTTCGCGTCATTGCAGAGAAATAAAAGATAAACCTTTAATTGTGTTTCAGCGGGTCGGCAATGCCGGCTTCTTTAAAACCTTTCGCGCGGAGTCTGCACGCCGGGCATTTATTACAGGGCTTATTATTACCTTCATAACATGTGTGCGTATATTTCATCATATCAAGCACTTTCAATTCTTTCGCCAAAAGCACTGTCTGCATCTTGTTTTTGTTCAGTAAAGGAGTATGAATTTTTACAGGGTATTCCATCCCCAGCGATAGGCTTTTTTCCATTGAACGGATAAACTCCCCCCTGCAGTCCGGATATCCTGAATAATCCGCCTGCGACACGCCTATTACGATATTTTCCGCTTTGTTAACATAGGCGTAAGCCGCGGCAGCAGTTAAAAACAGGATATTCCTGCCAGGTACAAAAGACGCCGGCAGTTTTTTGTTTATTTTATCGTGTTTATTAATTGATGATGTCTTATCAAGCAAAGCGGAGTTTTGGATAGCTTCGTACTCTTTAACAACAATAACCGTGTGTTTTACCCCGGCAAGTTTGGCAATTTTAGCCGCGCTTTTAAGTTCTATTTTATGGCGCTGGCCATAGTCAAAGCTTACAGCCATAACGTTTTTGAATTTCTTCATCGCCCAAAAAAGCGCAGTGGTTGAATCCTGCCCGCCGGACAAAAGCACAACGCATCTGGAATTTATTTTTTTCATTTATCTCCGCCTTAAGTGTTTTAAGGATTTTACTATGTATCCCACCCGTGGTCAACACGATTGATGTTTGCCATTGGCATTGTATTTAATGTAGAGACGCATCATGATGCGTCTCTGATTTTGATTTTAAAAAATACGAGGCGCAATATATTGCGCCTCTACGTTATAAAACAAACCGAACAAACTAAAACAAAACCATCTCAACCGCATCTTCATCCGCAGAAGTACTGCTATTTCTTATTTTACCTTTTATTTCAAATCTATCACCAAGCAGATTAAACTCTTTAACCCACACAAAATAATTTTCCATTTTCTTTTCATTGATAGCAAACCTGTCAGCGGATTTATCATACTTCAAACTAACCAGATATCCGGACTCATTGTGATTGCAAACAAAATAAACATCAGTATTTGATGCCCAAACAAATTTCCAGGACACATCATATCGTTCCTTCAAATTCTCAAATTTCTTTTCCTCTCCATTTTCAAAAGGATATGCCACAAACATTTTTCTTGCTTTTAGATCTAAAACATCCACATAATCTGACATATACTCCTCAGGCATACCCATTCTCGGCATATATCTGAGCATACAAATAAATCGTTTATCAGGAGATATCGCAATACTTCTTGCAGGAAAATACATCATTTCTTTTTTCTTATTTATTTTAAACATCGTAAAAACGGCATTTTCATTCGAACCAAACGAATAACCTTTAACTAAAAATTCTTTATCTGTTATCCATATAATATCTTCTATTCTGTCCGTTAAATTTTTAACAATATGCTTTTTAGCGCCTTTCCCTGATAGTTTCATAGTCCATACTGTAAAGTATTCAAGATTGCCTTTTTTCGGCACTATCTGATCCTTTTTATCAAAATACGCAACCATTTCTTTATTCGGCGAAAGTATAATATGCTTTTTCTCTCCCAATCGATCAAAAAGTTTAATTTTAACCCCATCTATTTCCGCATAAACCTTTTCACCTTCCACTATAATCTCTTCACTGAAATTATATTTTGATTGCTCCTCTTCATGCGGTTCATCTTTTGTGTTAACAACAATAATATTTCTGCCTTTTTTCATTTCTTTTATTCTTTCATCTATTGCTTTTTCTTCTTCCTCCGTAAACTTAATATCTGCAGAAAAAACACACTGCGTAAATAATAAAAAAATCACTGCAAGAATGTATTTGTTTTTCACTTTTCCCACCTCATATGGTTTCATTATTAATTTAGCTTGTGCTTTTCGTTCTGGTAGCCGCACCCTTCAGGGTGCGTTGTTTTAAATCTATACTGTCCCTGCTTCTTCTGCCCGTAAACTCGCTTCATCGCAGGGATTTCCGCTGCGCATGCTCGCTCCAACCGCACCTTAAAAGGTGCGCCTACCAGGACAAAAATCTAACTGCCGCGGGCTGAAGACCCGCGTCCGCGTCTACCAAAAATCAATCCTAAATACGCTCTTTTAAATCTCCAAAACAGCCATCACGGGTTCACCGTTATGATTTGTGCCGGTTATTCTTATTCTGTTATTAACCCATTCAAGTTTTTCTATTTTCATTATCGATTTATCAAATATTTTCAAAGTCTTTCCGGGATTCTTTATGTCTTTATGAAAATTCAACACAACCAGCTTATTATTTTTAATGCCTGCAACTATAAACGCCACAGTATCCGGGTCTTTCCAAACAAAATCTGACAGCATGCCGATATCTTCGCTTTCAAATTGATAAACTACAGGTATGGGTTTTTCATCAAACTTTATCTTTTTATTGCCGGTCAGAGATAACAGTTTTACCGCCATTCTTATTGATTCAGGAGCCCCTCTTGGCGGCAATTGTATATAAATTATTTTATCTGCAGATTTCGGCATGCTGAATTTCGCCCCCAACAAACTAAGAAACCTGCTTTTATCCTTTAACCAAGAAAATCTTATCTCTTCATATCCCTTGTCTTTGTCACAGCGGCAAAACAAAATATTATTATTGGGTATCTCCACATCCAATAAATCAAAGCAACTAACCCCGGAATTTACTATAAATTCTAAGCGCCCATTTTCGGCATTATGAACATAAACATCAAAGATTCCCTCGCCTTTCTTCTTTGCATATAATATTTTCTTTTTTGATATCGAAAACTTAATATTACGTTTTTCATCCGTATCATCATTTATAATAACAGTATTTTTATCTTTTATTAAAAGGATTTTGTTATCATTGATAACTAATTCGCCGTCAACAGATTCAGCACTAAGTGGTAAAAAAGACAATCCAATTAAAGCGATAACCGCGATAAGTGAAAGTAATGTTATTTTTTTCATCCCAATTCCCTTTGTTTTGATATTTTATAATTACAAGGATATGTTAGCATAATTTCTTTAAAAAAGCGGTGAGATTTAGGATTTTGAACAAATACAAAACCGAGACGCAATGTATTGCGTCTCTACGTTAACGTTTTTTAAAACAGGCACTTAAAATCCGCAATTACGATTTTCCCGTCTTTTAAAACAGCAAAAGCAATCTCAAAATGATTTTTATCATTATAGTGTACTTTTTTTATCCCCAGCTTGCTGTCACAAACCACATTTATTATACCGGGAGTATTATTAAAGGTTTTAAGCCGGGATAACGCAAGGATAATTCTGCAGAATATTTTTTTCTTTTGCCCTGTCAGCATATTATATTTTAGTAACGCCTGTTCCAGAAAAGATATTAACTCCATCTATTTTTTTGCCGTTGTTTTGATTTTGGAAGGTATTTTTTTACCTGTTACTTCAGAAAAACCTTTGGCTGATTTTAATTTCTCTTCAAAATTATCAAACGCGGATTCAAAGTTAAACGAATCTTCTTTAAGTTCCACAATCCTCATCTCATCCAGCATGGCGCGTTCAAGTAATTTGTGTATTTTATACCCTTTTTCATCGCAAAAGTTCCTGAATTTATCCCTAACATCCTTATCTATCTTGTTTGTAAAGGTCGCAAGTTTCGCCATATCATTCACCCCGTATGCTGTCAGTTTTTGTTTCCATACAAAGTATACCCGCGCCACAATTCAAATTCAAGTACAAAATAATTATTTATTACGTGGTTTTGTTTTTTAGGTTTTAACCCCATAATTTCAAATCTACTGCCGCACCTTAAAAGGTGCGGCTACCAGTTCCAGTTCTTCCAAGCCTCCAAGCATCTAACCATCCAAGCCTCTACTTACCAAGCCTCCAAGCATCTAACCATCCATGCCTCTACTTACCAAGCCTCCGGCTTACAAAGTCCTCGCCGCCGTCAAACATATCACTTTCCCCGCTCCTGCTTTTTTTAACACGCGTGCGGCTTCATTTAGCGTCGCGCAGGTGGTGGCAACGTCGTCAACCAGCGCGATTGGCATGCCCGTAACGTCAGACGAGGCTTTAAACGCGCCTTTTACGTTTTTTGCCCTGTCTTGCCTTTCAAGAAACCTCTGCTGCTGCGTCTCTTTTACTTTTATCAGAGCGTTAATTACCTTATTGCCGCTTAGCTTTGCCAATTCTTTTGCCAGCACTTCACTTTGATTATAACCCCGCTCCGCGCCTGTTAACCTGCTTACCGGGACGGGGACAAAAACAAAACCGGTTAAATCCACATCCGCGTTATTCATAAAATATTGCGCGATTACTTTTCCGGCTTTTGTCTTTTGATGAAATTTTAAGGAGTGTATAAGCGCCCTAAGCGCGCCTTCATACGCGCCGGCAGAACGCGCGTAATCAAAATACCTTTTGTTCACCCTGCACGCGGTGCATGTGTCAACGTGTTTGGACGGTAATGAAATACCGCAGATTTTACAGTAATTTTTGCCGATTGGTTTTATGGAATTGTAACAGGAAGGGCAGACATAACCGTATTGAAAATCCTTTATGTACCTGCCGCAGTTTGCGCATTCAGTGGGATAAAAAAGGCTTATAAGCCCGTTTACAAACTTCATCTCTACCCTCTATGTTTTAATATCTTACAGCAGCGCTTTACACAGCGCTATTATCTTCCCCGCGATTATTTCATTTGTATAATTTTCACTTACGCGTTTGTATCCCTTTTCAACAAGTGAATTAAATAATTCTTTATTATTCTGCAGTTTTTCTATTGCTTCAGCAAGGCCAAAAGGGTTGCCTTCCCTGAAAATAAGGCCTGCGTCACCTATGACATTGGGTATTTCACCGGAATCAGAACCAATCACGGCTATTTTGGAAGCGAACGCCTCTATCAACACCCTTCCAAACTGCTCTTTCCACCCTTCTGTCGTCACTGACGGTAAAATTAGCACCTGCATATTCTTTATACATTCGTTAAGCTGCGCCCTGTCCATATACCCGTGAAAAATAACCCGCTCTGATATATTTAGTTTTGCTGCGGAGTTTTTAAGCGTATTAACGTATTCTTCATTACCCGTACCCACAAGATTTAAATTAATATCTTTTACTTTTGACACCGCTTCAATAAGTGTATCCATGCCTTTTTCTTCTGTAAGCCTTCCTATATATACCGCCTCTTTAATCCCGCTGCCAAAACCGCATGCAGGTGAAAAATCACTGATATTTAAACCATACTGCGGTATTACCTCCAGAGGATTTACAAAACCTTTTACTTTAAGGATATCAGCGGCTTCTTTATTGCCCGCCACTGCCGCGTCCGCGTTTTTAAGGCAGTATTTTTCTATTTTATTGTAGATAAAGTTGTAGCTGCGGTGAATGTTTTCCCAAGTGAAAAATACGGTTTTTTTGCCCGCTTTTTTTGCGGCTTTTATGAACTGCCATGTCACAGCCACAAAAGGTTCTTCTTCAAGATAAACAATATCGGGGTTATGCTTTTTGATGATGTCATAGGCGTTAAGATACAGGTGGAAGAAACGTTTTTTTATCATAACCGTTTTACCGGTTTCGTAAGTTATGGATTGATTACCCGTATATACAGGCGCATCTATGCCGCCTTCGGGCCAGTAAGGCGGGGTTACAAGTATAATTTCAGCGCCGAATTTTTCCGCCATAAGGCACAGCTTCTGCTGGTGGTACTGTAAAACAGAGCTGTGGGATACAAAAAGTATTTTCAAAACGCTACCCGATATCAGTAAACAGGTTCTTATGTTCTTTTACCCAGCCATAAAGTTTTTCCACGCCCTTTTCAGGCGAAGTTTTTGGCTGCCAGTTTAACATCTTTTTTGCCTTTGCTATATCGCAGACAAAAACAGGCTGGTCGCCGGGGCGCCATGGCCCAAACTTTGTGGGTATCTTTCTGCCGAAGAATTTTTCCAGAAATGCCAGAAGCTCCAGAAGCGACATTGTGTTTTTTGCGCCGCCGCCTATGTTAAAGGCCTGCCCTTTTACTTTGTCTATGTTTTTAATCGCCGCTTCATAAGCGTCAATTAAGTCCTCTATAAACAATACGTCGCGCACCTGTTTGCCGTCGCCGTAAATTGAAATTGTTTTGTTCAACATGGCGGCTATGGTAAACCACGCCACCCAGCCCTGGTCTTCTATGCCAAACTGGCGGTAGCCGTAAATGCAGCTCTGCCGGAACACCACTGTCCTTAAACCGTATATCCTGCTGTAATCTATCATGTACTGATCCGCGGTTCCCTTGCTGCACCCGTAGGGGGAGTGAAAATCCAAGAGCCTTCCTTCGCTTATGCCTTTTGGGTAATCCCTATAAGCATATTTGCCTTTTTTTTCAACTATCTTAATATCTGTCATACCGCCGTAAACTTTGTTGGTGGAAGAATAAATTATAACAGGGTCAGACTTTGTGTTTCTTATTGCTTCTAACACATTAAAAGTGCCAAGCGCGTTAATTTCAAAATCTTCGCGCGGGTCGGTAACAGAAGTGGTAACCGCCACCTGCGCCGCGTAGTGCAGCACCACGTCAAAATCCTTGTTCTTTTTAAAGACTTTTAAAAGGTCATTATAAATACGGGTATCGCCTTTTATAAATGTCAGGTTTTTGTGTTTTTTTAACATTGAAAGGTTCCAGTCCGTGCCCCTGCGCGACAGATTGTCAAACACATACACATCATGGCCCTGTTTTAAAAACCGCTCCGCGGCATTAGCCCCAATAAACCCCGCCCCGCCTGTAATTAATATTTTCACATATCACCTCGTATTTTTAATTTTGTCTTTATTGGTTAAACATTACCGCATGCTAATCCCATTCCTGCCGGACAGCGCAGGAGCGCTGTCCCTATAAGGTCTATTGCTTTCGTAGGGGACGTGCTCCTGCGCGTCCCGCTGATCTTCTTTCTTAATTTATTATCTATGGGTTATGGGATAAAAGTTTATGGGTTAAAATCATTCCCCAAACTTCGCCCTTATATACCTTTTAAGCGCGTCGCGCCATCCCGGCATTATGTCCTTGTCAATCAAGCCCAGGTGATAATTTCTTAAAGCGGAAAAAGCCGGCCTTTTGGCGTCCCTTTTCCACTGGCTCTGGTTTACCACTTTTACCTTGCCCGGCTTGTGCATTATTTTTATTATCTCTTCCACCATTTCCACGCGCGAACAATATCCTTTATTGGAAGCGTGAAACACGCCGCACTCTTTTGACAGTATAAACTGCTTTATCAGTTCCGCCAGATCTAATGAATACGTGGGGGAACTTACCATATCTTTTACCGCTATAATTTCATCGCCTTTATTTACGCCGTTTACAACGTAATCCACAAAATGGTTGCGCCTTTCGCCAAACACCCACGCCGTCCTTAAAATTACGCCGTTGCCCAGTATCTCCCTTACAAACCTTTCGCCTGCCAGTTTGGATTTGCCATAAAAATTGCAGGGATTTTCAGCATCAAATTCAATATAGGGCTCGTTTTTTTTGCCGTCAAAAACATAATCAGTACTTATGTGTATCATGCGGGCGCAGTATTCCCTGCAGGCAATGGCGATATTCTTGGGGCCGATTGCGTTTACTTTCATCGCGCGGTCATTATCTTTTTCGCACGCGTCAACATCGGTAATGGCCGCGCAGTTTACAACCACAGACGGCTGTTTATTTGCCATATATTCAAGGACTGCGTCAAGGTCTGTTATATCCACATCCTTGCTTGAAAGCGCGCTTACCGCGTATGTTTCATCGCATACTTTTTTAACATCCGAACCTAAAAGTCCTGTACCGCCAAAAATAGCTACTTTCATCTTTCCTCCGTTTTACTTATATGCTTTCTTAAAATAATCTTTAAACGCCCTGCCTTTTAACGCCGACCACCAGTTATTGTTTATTACGTACCAGTTGATTGTAAGTTTCAGGGCTTCGGTGAATGTGTGTTTGGGCTTCCAGCCAAGTTTTTTAATTTTGGCTGATGAAAGCGCGTAACGCCTGTCATGCGCAAGCCTGTCTTTTACAAACCTCATAATGGACACGGGCTTTTTAAGCTGTTTGATTATGGTCTTTGCCACAAGTATGTTTGGCTCTTCCACATTTCCGCCCACGTTATAAACCTCGCCCGGTTTTCCTTTTCTTAAAACAATTTCAAGGGCGGCGCAGTTGTCTTCAACATATATCCAGTTGCGCACCTGTTTGCCGTCGCCGTAAAGCGGAAGCTCTTTCCCCTCAATTGCGTTGGTGATAAAAAGAGGGATAAATTTTTCCGGATGCTGAAAAGGTCCAAAGTTATTGGAACTTCTTGTGACAATAACCGGCAGGCCGAATGTTTTAAAATAAGCAAGCGCTATAAGGTCAGAAGCGGTTTTGGACGCGGCGTAAGGGCTTGTGGGTTCAAGCATATCTGTTTCAACAGATTTGCCCTTTTTCACG
This DNA window, taken from Candidatus Goldiibacteriota bacterium HGW-Goldbacteria-1, encodes the following:
- the rfbD gene encoding dTDP-4-dehydrorhamnose reductase, giving the protein MKVAIFGGTGLLGSDVKKVCDETYAVSALSSKDVDITDLDAVLEYMANKQPSVVVNCAAITDVDACEKDNDRAMKVNAIGPKNIAIACREYCARMIHISTDYVFDGKKNEPYIEFDAENPCNFYGKSKLAGERFVREILGNGVILRTAWVFGERRNHFVDYVVNGVNKGDEIIAVKDMVSSPTYSLDLAELIKQFILSKECGVFHASNKGYCSRVEMVEEIIKIMHKPGKVKVVNQSQWKRDAKRPAFSALRNYHLGLIDKDIMPGWRDALKRYIRAKFGE
- a CDS encoding MFS transporter, yielding MINENTLHEYDSETKNAALISAMIAAFSMSFMGSSLNVALPSIGKEFGVSALFLGWIATSYLLSSAIFQVPFGRLADIYGRRRYFTLGMIIFTLSSLATVFVTNVVLFITLRVVQGIGGSMVFGTGVAILTSVFNARERGKVLGLNVAAVYTGLSAGPFLGGILTQNFGWRYIFLLNTSMCAAAVFFAAFKMKGEWAESGGESFDLIGSLIFAPGMFFLIFGLSSLPSTTGAAALILGILLLILFVIVEFRIKHPVMNMKLFFHNAVFAFSNLAALIHYASSFAVSFLLSLYLQYVKGFSPQAAGLVLMIQPVIMMAFAPAAGKLSDRFNPGKIASSGMAMTAAGLLMLVFINAQTPVYYTAAALIFIGFGFAFFSSPNTNAVMSSVERKDYSIASAALGTMRVTGQMTGLAIGMMALSIFIGTAKIEPSNMGEFIKAVQAAFMLSAALCITGIFASLQRNKR
- a CDS encoding CDP-paratose 2-epimerase is translated as MKILITGGAGFIGANAAERFLKQGHDVYVFDNLSRRGTDWNLSMLKKHKNLTFIKGDTRIYNDLLKVFKKNKDFDVVLHYAAQVAVTTSVTDPREDFEINALGTFNVLEAIRNTKSDPVIIYSSTNKVYGGMTDIKIVEKKGKYAYRDYPKGISEGRLLDFHSPYGCSKGTADQYMIDYSRIYGLRTVVFRQSCIYGYRQFGIEDQGWVAWFTIAAMLNKTISIYGDGKQVRDVLFIEDLIDAYEAAIKNIDKVKGQAFNIGGGAKNTMSLLELLAFLEKFFGRKIPTKFGPWRPGDQPVFVCDIAKAKKMLNWQPKTSPEKGVEKLYGWVKEHKNLFTDIG
- the rfbB gene encoding dTDP-glucose 4,6-dehydratase translates to MKILITGGAGFIGSCFTRLMLKKYPKYKIIVFDALTYASNPDTITEFKKYSNFSFIKGDIRDVSAVDKAVAGMDAVVHFAAESHVDRSILDPGVFIDTNVRGTMNMLEAAKNHNVKRFVHISTDEVYGSVKKGKSVETDMLEPTSPYAASKTASDLIALAYFKTFGLPVIVTRSSNNFGPFQHPEKFIPLFITNAIEGKELPLYGDGKQVRNWIYVEDNCAALEIVLRKGKPGEVYNVGGNVEEPNILVAKTIIKQLKKPVSIMRFVKDRLAHDRRYALSSAKIKKLGWKPKHTFTEALKLTINWYVINNNWWSALKGRAFKDYFKKAYK
- the queC gene encoding 7-cyano-7-deazaguanine synthase QueC; protein product: MKKINSRCVVLLSGGQDSTTALFWAMKKFKNVMAVSFDYGQRHKIELKSAAKIAKLAGVKHTVIVVKEYEAIQNSALLDKTSSINKHDKINKKLPASFVPGRNILFLTAAAAYAYVNKAENIVIGVSQADYSGYPDCRGEFIRSMEKSLSLGMEYPVKIHTPLLNKNKMQTVLLAKELKVLDMMKYTHTCYEGNNKPCNKCPACRLRAKGFKEAGIADPLKHN